One Massilia sp. 9096 genomic window carries:
- the fliE gene encoding flagellar hook-basal body complex protein FliE, with protein sequence MNIGGIDSSRIEAMMAQLKAAAQKPAAPALGAGGGMPGIDGLKGGLGIGGVGGADAPDASTKVSFSDALKGALQNVSDAQNTADDMGKRFAAGDDSVSLSDTMIAMQKANISFQATLQVRNKLVSAYHDIMNMQV encoded by the coding sequence ATGAATATCGGCGGAATCGACAGCAGCCGCATCGAAGCGATGATGGCGCAACTGAAGGCGGCGGCGCAAAAGCCGGCGGCGCCTGCCCTCGGCGCGGGCGGCGGCATGCCCGGCATCGACGGCTTGAAAGGCGGCTTGGGCATAGGCGGCGTGGGCGGTGCCGACGCGCCGGACGCCTCGACCAAGGTCAGCTTCTCGGACGCACTAAAGGGCGCGCTGCAAAACGTCAGCGACGCCCAGAACACCGCCGACGACATGGGCAAGCGCTTCGCCGCCGGCGACGACTCGGTCAGCCTGTCCGACACCATGATCGCCATGCAGAAGGCCAACATCTCCTTCCAGGCCACGCTTCAGGTGCGCAACAAACTGGTGTCGGCCTATCACGACATCATGAACATGCAGGTGTGA
- the fliF gene encoding flagellar basal-body MS-ring/collar protein FliF produces MATAEQLLDSDIAAPAEKPKYWETPMGKRVVIGGAIAATLAIVAALWLWTSAPDYKVLFSNYTDKDGGAITAALDQMGVKYKFSDSGSAILVPAERVNDIRLKMAAQGLPRAGNVGFELLDGEKLGTSQFVEQVNYQRSLEGELANSIQSLAAVSSARVHLALPKPSVFVRDQQKPTASVLLNLQPGRALDQSQVSAIVHLVASSVPELLPANVTVVDQNGTLLSDPASKGGKQLDPNQLKYVEALQQNIVKQVESLITPIVGQQNVRAEATAEIDFAQVDTAAEMYKPNSPPEPQAIRSQQTSESTGPGNGNPSGIPGALSNQPPGVATAPIEGAPANGQQGQPGAGAGPSRKDSTTNFEVDKTVRYEQKPMGGIKRLTVGVVVNYRRSIDPKTGKVVIKPLTAAEIAQINELVKQAMGYSQGRGDTLNVTNAPFDGVDKPEEKAPDWWKDPANLPLAKDIARYAFIAMVLAFLWFRFVRPLLKPAIKKFDEAVAIPPEPEPEEPEPEPEPDPLAEAELARQAEQEKQVHIYKSNMEMAKDLAKNDPRIVANVIKEWLGAE; encoded by the coding sequence ATGGCAACAGCGGAACAACTCCTCGACAGCGACATCGCAGCCCCGGCCGAGAAACCCAAGTACTGGGAAACCCCGATGGGCAAGCGGGTCGTCATCGGCGGCGCGATCGCCGCCACGCTGGCGATCGTCGCGGCGCTGTGGCTGTGGACCTCGGCGCCCGACTACAAGGTGCTGTTCTCGAACTACACCGACAAGGACGGCGGCGCGATCACCGCGGCGCTCGACCAGATGGGGGTCAAATACAAGTTCTCCGACAGCGGCAGCGCGATCCTGGTGCCGGCCGAGCGCGTCAACGACATCCGCCTCAAGATGGCGGCCCAGGGCCTGCCGCGCGCCGGCAACGTCGGCTTCGAACTGCTGGACGGCGAAAAGCTCGGCACCTCGCAGTTCGTCGAGCAGGTCAATTACCAGCGTTCGCTCGAAGGCGAGCTGGCCAATTCGATCCAGTCGCTGGCCGCGGTGAGCTCGGCGCGCGTGCACCTGGCGCTGCCCAAGCCGTCGGTGTTCGTGCGCGACCAACAAAAGCCGACCGCCTCGGTGCTGCTCAACCTGCAGCCGGGCCGCGCGCTCGACCAGTCGCAGGTCAGCGCGATCGTGCACCTGGTGGCGTCTTCGGTGCCGGAACTGCTGCCGGCCAACGTGACCGTGGTCGACCAGAACGGCACCCTGCTGTCCGACCCGGCCAGCAAGGGCGGCAAGCAGCTCGACCCGAACCAGCTGAAGTACGTCGAGGCGCTGCAGCAGAACATCGTCAAGCAGGTCGAGTCCCTGATCACGCCGATCGTCGGCCAGCAGAACGTGCGCGCCGAAGCCACCGCCGAAATCGACTTCGCCCAGGTCGACACCGCCGCCGAGATGTACAAGCCGAATTCGCCGCCGGAGCCGCAGGCGATCCGCAGCCAGCAGACTTCGGAGTCGACCGGTCCCGGCAACGGCAATCCGTCCGGCATCCCGGGCGCGCTGTCGAACCAGCCGCCGGGCGTGGCCACGGCGCCGATCGAAGGCGCCCCGGCCAACGGCCAGCAGGGCCAGCCAGGCGCCGGCGCCGGCCCGTCGCGCAAGGATTCGACCACCAACTTCGAAGTCGACAAGACCGTGCGCTATGAGCAAAAGCCGATGGGCGGCATCAAGCGCCTGACGGTGGGCGTGGTGGTCAACTACCGCCGCTCGATCGATCCGAAGACCGGCAAGGTCGTGATCAAGCCCTTGACCGCCGCCGAGATCGCCCAGATCAACGAGCTGGTCAAGCAGGCGATGGGCTACAGCCAGGGGCGCGGCGACACCCTGAACGTGACCAACGCGCCGTTCGACGGCGTCGACAAGCCGGAAGAAAAGGCGCCGGACTGGTGGAAGGACCCGGCCAACCTGCCGCTGGCCAAGGACATCGCCCGCTACGCCTTCATCGCGATGGTGCTGGCCTTCCTGTGGTTCCGCTTCGTGCGGCCGCTGCTCAAGCCGGCGATCAAGAAATTCGACGAGGCGGTCGCGATCCCGCCCGAGCCGGAGCCGGAAGAGCCGGAACCGGAACCGGAGCCGGACCCGCTCGCGGAAGCCGAACTGGCGCGCCAGGCGGAGCAGGAAAAGCAGGTGCACATCTACAAGAGCAACATGGAAATGGCCAAGGACCTGGCCAAGAACGACCCGCGCATCGTGGCGAACGTCATCAAGGAATGGTTGGGAGCTGAATAA
- the fliG gene encoding flagellar motor switch protein FliG, with amino-acid sequence MSDKDKEATQKAAILMLALGESEAAEVMKYLGPREVLKLGAAMAQMKAVQHEEVLSVLADFKERVDLQSTVGLDSDEYIREVLTKALGDDKAAVLLNRILGGKDASGIESLKWMDSQSVAELIRNEHPQIIATILVHLERDQACEILGHFTDRLRNDAILRIATLDGVQPAALRELNDVLTKLLSGNEHIKKSSLGGVRTAAEILNFMSGDHESSVMENIKNYDNDMAQKIMDEMFVFDNIIDIDDRGIQLLLREVQSEMLIIAMKGASQDLREKIFKNMSQRAAEMMREDLESKGPVRLSEVETQQKQILQIVCRLADEGQIVLGGKGEDSFV; translated from the coding sequence ATGAGCGACAAGGACAAAGAAGCAACGCAAAAGGCGGCCATCCTGATGCTGGCCCTGGGCGAAAGCGAAGCGGCCGAAGTGATGAAGTACCTCGGCCCGCGCGAAGTGCTCAAGCTGGGCGCCGCGATGGCGCAGATGAAGGCGGTGCAGCACGAGGAAGTGCTGTCGGTGCTGGCCGACTTCAAGGAACGCGTCGACCTGCAGTCGACCGTCGGCCTGGACTCGGACGAGTACATCCGCGAGGTGCTGACCAAGGCGCTGGGCGACGACAAGGCAGCCGTGCTGCTGAACCGCATCCTCGGCGGCAAGGACGCCTCCGGCATCGAGAGCCTGAAGTGGATGGATTCGCAATCGGTGGCGGAACTGATCCGCAACGAGCACCCGCAGATCATCGCCACCATCCTGGTCCACCTCGAGCGCGACCAGGCCTGCGAGATCCTCGGCCACTTCACCGACCGCCTGCGCAACGACGCGATCCTGCGCATCGCCACCCTGGACGGCGTGCAGCCGGCCGCCCTGCGCGAACTGAACGACGTGCTGACCAAGCTCCTGTCGGGTAACGAGCACATCAAGAAATCGTCGCTGGGCGGCGTGCGCACCGCGGCCGAGATCCTGAACTTCATGAGCGGCGACCACGAAAGCTCGGTCATGGAAAACATCAAGAACTACGACAACGACATGGCGCAGAAGATCATGGACGAGATGTTCGTGTTCGACAACATCATCGACATCGATGACCGCGGCATCCAGCTGCTGCTGCGCGAAGTGCAGTCCGAAATGCTGATCATCGCGATGAAAGGCGCCTCGCAGGACTTGCGCGAGAAGATCTTCAAGAACATGTCGCAGCGCGCCGCCGAGATGATGCGCGAAGACCTGGAATCCAAGGGTCCGGTGCGCCTGTCCGAAGTGGAAACCCAACAAAAGCAGATCTTGCAGATCGTGTGCCGCCTGGCCGACGAAGGACAGATCGTCCTCGGCGGCAAGGGTGAGGATTCGTTCGTCTGA
- the fliH gene encoding flagellar assembly protein FliH, with protein MVIPKEAQSAYQRWEMTSFGDERPSTVAQRRAAQEAQAALEARRAAQAEQFASVQAAMSIPMPTVEEIEAIREAARQEGYAEGHAAGLAAGHDAGYQDGLDLGRAEAAAELTHLQDLATEFGHAVTAADAAISNDVLELALHLARNMVRTSFEVRPELILPVVREAIDYLPTLQQPALLMLHPEDALIVRSSIGHELDKTGWRIVEDETLARGGCRVDTASNQIDAQIASRWQRLSQALGKNLDWLA; from the coding sequence ATGGTGATCCCGAAAGAAGCCCAGAGCGCCTACCAGCGCTGGGAAATGACCTCCTTCGGCGACGAGCGCCCCAGCACCGTCGCCCAGCGCAGGGCCGCGCAGGAAGCCCAGGCGGCGCTCGAAGCGCGCCGCGCCGCGCAGGCCGAGCAGTTCGCGTCGGTGCAGGCGGCGATGTCCATCCCGATGCCGACCGTCGAAGAGATCGAGGCGATCCGCGAAGCCGCGCGCCAGGAAGGCTATGCCGAAGGTCACGCCGCCGGTCTCGCAGCCGGCCACGACGCCGGCTACCAGGACGGCCTGGACCTGGGCCGCGCCGAAGCGGCGGCCGAGCTGACCCACCTGCAGGACCTGGCCACCGAATTCGGCCACGCCGTCACCGCGGCCGACGCGGCGATCTCGAACGACGTGCTGGAATTGGCCCTGCACCTGGCGCGCAACATGGTCAGGACGAGCTTCGAGGTGCGCCCCGAGCTGATCCTGCCGGTCGTGCGCGAAGCGATCGACTACCTGCCGACGCTGCAGCAGCCGGCCCTGCTCATGCTGCATCCGGAAGACGCGCTGATCGTACGCAGCAGCATCGGCCATGAACTCGACAAGACGGGCTGGCGCATCGTCGAGGACGAGACCCTCGCGCGCGGCGGCTGCCGCGTCGACACCGCCAGCAACCAGATCGACGCCCAGATCGCGTCGCGCTGGCAGCGCCTCTCCCAGGCGCTGGGCAAGAACCTGGACTGGCTGGCATGA
- the fliI gene encoding flagellar protein export ATPase FliI — protein MTLAYLETGMDKHTARWKSYLKDCANLVDFVEPMQVSGRVTRVAGLVMECVGLKLAVGSACTIPTTSGARIEAEVVGFEGDRLFLMPQSDVEGVVPGSRVFPIEPSVPAPGSVDHPRRRPQDRARHLPVGWGLVGRVVDGAGRPLDGKGPIDATHMGPLNARPINPLDRAPISETLDVGVRAINGMLTVGRGQRLGLFAGTGVGKSVLLGMIARYTTADVIVVGLIGERGREVKEFIEQILGEEGLARSAVVAAPADSPPLLRLQGAAYATAIAESFRDEGKNVLLIMDSLTRYAMAQREIALAIGEPPATKGYPPSVFAKLPVLVERAGNGHAGGGSITAFYTVLSEGDDQQDPIADAARGILDGHIVLNRRLAEAGHYPAIDIEQSISRAMHNITSREHQQAARTLKQLYSRYERARDLITVGAYAPGSDPTLDKAIQLHDRIEHFLCQEIHDNAGMLESLGQLTSLFG, from the coding sequence ATGACCCTCGCCTACCTGGAGACCGGCATGGACAAGCATACCGCGCGCTGGAAGTCCTATCTGAAAGACTGCGCCAACCTGGTCGACTTCGTCGAGCCGATGCAGGTGTCGGGGCGCGTCACGCGCGTGGCCGGCCTGGTGATGGAATGCGTCGGCCTGAAGCTCGCGGTGGGCAGCGCCTGCACCATCCCGACCACGTCCGGCGCGCGCATCGAGGCCGAAGTGGTCGGCTTCGAAGGCGACCGCCTGTTCCTGATGCCGCAATCCGATGTCGAAGGCGTGGTGCCCGGTTCGCGCGTGTTCCCGATCGAGCCGAGCGTGCCGGCGCCCGGCAGCGTCGACCATCCGCGCCGCCGTCCGCAGGACCGCGCGCGCCACCTGCCGGTCGGATGGGGCCTGGTCGGACGCGTGGTCGACGGCGCCGGCCGCCCGCTGGACGGCAAGGGCCCGATCGACGCCACCCACATGGGTCCGCTCAACGCGCGCCCGATCAACCCGCTCGACCGCGCGCCGATTTCGGAAACGCTCGACGTCGGCGTGCGCGCCATCAACGGCATGCTGACGGTCGGACGCGGCCAGCGTCTCGGCCTGTTCGCCGGCACCGGCGTGGGTAAATCGGTGCTGCTGGGGATGATCGCGCGCTACACCACGGCCGACGTGATCGTGGTCGGCCTGATCGGCGAGCGCGGCCGCGAAGTCAAGGAATTCATCGAGCAGATCCTGGGCGAGGAAGGCCTGGCCAGGTCCGCCGTGGTCGCGGCGCCGGCCGACTCGCCGCCGCTGTTGCGCCTGCAGGGCGCGGCCTACGCCACCGCGATCGCCGAATCGTTCCGCGACGAGGGCAAGAACGTCCTGTTGATCATGGACTCGCTGACCCGCTACGCGATGGCGCAACGCGAGATCGCGCTGGCGATCGGCGAACCGCCCGCGACCAAGGGTTATCCGCCCTCGGTGTTCGCCAAGCTGCCGGTGCTGGTCGAGCGCGCCGGCAACGGCCACGCGGGCGGCGGCTCGATCACCGCTTTTTATACCGTGCTGTCCGAGGGCGACGACCAGCAGGACCCGATCGCCGACGCCGCGCGCGGTATCCTCGACGGCCACATCGTGCTGAACCGCCGCCTGGCCGAAGCCGGCCACTATCCGGCGATCGACATCGAACAGTCGATCTCGCGCGCGATGCACAACATCACCTCGCGCGAGCACCAGCAGGCGGCGCGCACGCTCAAGCAGCTGTACTCGCGCTACGAGCGCGCGCGCGACCTGATCACCGTGGGGGCGTATGCGCCGGGCTCGGACCCGACGCTGGACAAGGCGATCCAGCTGCACGACCGCATCGAACACTTCCTGTGCCAGGAGATCCACGACAACGCCGGCATGCTGGAAAGCTTGGGGCAATTGACCTCGCTATTCGGCTGA
- the fliJ gene encoding flagellar export protein FliJ: MAHPSALDTLIDLAQCASDAAAKRLGAALKAVEDGEQKLQMLEGYRDDYVRKLDAAQVAGITPFAYQNFVAFIGKLDVALNGQRDVLKHARNKADFEKKAWQESERKRLSYRTLNERAAQEALHAENKRDQKMMDDHAARTARAQR, encoded by the coding sequence ATGGCCCATCCCTCCGCCCTCGACACCCTGATCGACCTCGCCCAGTGCGCTTCCGACGCCGCCGCCAAGCGGCTCGGCGCCGCGCTCAAGGCGGTCGAGGACGGCGAACAGAAGCTGCAGATGCTGGAAGGCTACCGCGACGACTACGTACGCAAGCTCGACGCGGCCCAGGTGGCCGGCATCACGCCGTTCGCCTACCAGAATTTCGTCGCCTTCATCGGCAAGCTGGACGTCGCGCTGAACGGCCAGCGCGACGTCCTCAAGCACGCCAGGAACAAGGCCGACTTCGAAAAGAAAGCCTGGCAGGAGAGCGAGCGCAAGCGCCTGTCCTACCGCACCCTGAACGAACGCGCCGCGCAGGAAGCCCTGCACGCCGAGAACAAGCGCGACCAGAAGATGATGGACGACCACGCCGCGCGCACCGCGCGCGCCCAGCGCTGA
- a CDS encoding flagellar hook-length control protein FliK yields MQTTNLNPALSPNNVLQRNGTANGANIASATDGGQFSALLNSQLAQAPAAPQAPVAQAPAPAPKPDSAKPVQAEQPAQPDPAPAPQAGQDKTASADGAKDADAKDGDDDAGKADAQAPADPASAMLALLASLQPGAKQAPATPTGAAQAFDNLSGNAGKGKRFDAGQLSALQAAIKASSKDGAGAAAADGKTFSAATIKNPALAAAGAALGTDDKATALAADKTAGGDVPGKVSTTLLKADPNVSLDAAALSLQQARAAAEQAAPAATPLAGALQAAQPAAFDAAQSVAAADQLSAQVGTEAWENQVGQKVVYMVGSEEQTASLTLNPPDLGPMQVVLSVSNDQASVTFSSNQQEVRQALENALPRLREMMSESGIALGNATVNAGTQDGGQARQQDGSPRGGRNSGRARGIAGVDSADGTDAAPRVVTRSIPLGESGMVDIFA; encoded by the coding sequence ATGCAAACCACCAACCTGAATCCCGCCCTGAGCCCCAACAATGTGCTCCAGCGTAATGGCACCGCGAATGGCGCCAACATCGCCAGCGCCACCGACGGCGGCCAGTTCAGCGCGCTGCTGAACAGCCAGCTGGCCCAGGCGCCGGCCGCGCCGCAGGCGCCTGTCGCCCAGGCGCCCGCGCCCGCGCCCAAGCCGGACAGCGCCAAGCCGGTCCAGGCCGAGCAGCCCGCCCAGCCGGACCCCGCGCCCGCGCCGCAAGCCGGCCAGGACAAGACCGCCTCCGCCGACGGCGCCAAGGATGCCGACGCCAAGGACGGCGATGACGACGCCGGCAAGGCCGATGCCCAGGCGCCGGCCGACCCGGCCAGCGCCATGCTGGCCCTGCTCGCCAGCCTGCAGCCGGGCGCGAAACAGGCTCCCGCCACGCCCACCGGTGCGGCCCAGGCATTCGACAACCTGAGCGGCAACGCGGGCAAGGGCAAGCGCTTCGACGCCGGCCAGCTCAGCGCCCTGCAAGCGGCGATCAAGGCGAGCAGCAAGGACGGCGCCGGCGCGGCTGCGGCCGACGGCAAGACCTTCAGCGCCGCCACGATCAAGAACCCGGCCCTGGCCGCCGCCGGCGCCGCGCTCGGGACCGACGACAAGGCGACTGCGCTCGCGGCCGACAAGACGGCGGGCGGCGATGTGCCCGGCAAGGTCTCGACCACCCTGCTCAAGGCCGATCCGAACGTCTCGCTGGACGCCGCCGCGCTCAGCCTGCAGCAGGCGCGCGCCGCCGCCGAGCAGGCCGCCCCGGCCGCAACCCCGCTCGCGGGCGCGTTGCAGGCGGCCCAGCCGGCCGCCTTCGACGCCGCCCAGTCCGTGGCAGCGGCCGACCAGCTCAGCGCCCAGGTCGGCACCGAGGCCTGGGAAAACCAGGTCGGCCAGAAGGTCGTCTACATGGTCGGCAGCGAGGAGCAGACCGCCTCGCTGACGCTGAACCCGCCGGACCTGGGTCCGATGCAGGTCGTGCTGTCGGTCTCGAACGACCAGGCCAGCGTGACCTTCTCGTCGAACCAGCAGGAAGTGCGTCAGGCGCTCGAGAACGCCCTGCCGCGCCTGCGCGAGATGATGAGCGAGAGCGGCATCGCGCTGGGCAATGCGACCGTCAACGCCGGCACCCAGGATGGGGGCCAGGCGCGCCAGCAGGACGGCTCGCCGCGCGGCGGGCGCAATAGCGGACGCGCGCGCGGGATCGCGGGCGTGGACAGCGCGGACGGCACGGACGCGGCGCCGCGCGTGGTCACGCGCAGCATACCGCTGGGCGAGAGCGGCATGGTCGACATCTTCGCCTGA
- the fliL gene encoding flagellar basal body-associated protein FliL, translating to MKADPKADAAAPAAGGKSKLMMIVGAAVVVLGLGGGAGWYFMHGSDDAGAEPAKKSHESSSKKKKKDKEAPPEYLAIEPFTVNLQPENGDQYLQVAFTLQVDGAEQAELIKNNMAKVRSRVLLLLSGKKASEINTVEGKQQLAGEILAVVKEPFNKHDDEQEVSDVLFTSFIIQ from the coding sequence ATGAAAGCTGACCCGAAAGCGGACGCAGCAGCACCAGCCGCAGGCGGCAAAAGCAAGTTGATGATGATCGTCGGCGCGGCCGTGGTCGTGCTCGGCCTGGGCGGTGGCGCCGGCTGGTATTTCATGCACGGCAGCGACGATGCCGGCGCCGAGCCGGCCAAGAAGAGCCACGAATCGAGCAGCAAGAAAAAGAAGAAGGACAAGGAAGCGCCGCCCGAGTACCTGGCGATCGAGCCCTTCACCGTGAACCTGCAGCCGGAAAACGGCGACCAGTACCTGCAGGTGGCGTTCACGCTGCAGGTCGACGGCGCCGAGCAGGCCGAACTCATCAAGAACAACATGGCCAAGGTGCGCAGCCGCGTGCTGCTGCTCCTGTCGGGCAAGAAGGCGTCCGAGATCAACACCGTCGAAGGCAAGCAGCAGCTGGCCGGCGAGATCCTGGCCGTGGTCAAGGAACCGTTCAACAAGCACGACGACGAGCAGGAAGTCTCGGACGTGCTGTTCACTTCGTTTATCATCCAGTAA
- the fliM gene encoding flagellar motor switch protein FliM, protein MADNFLSQEEVDALLKGVNGDQDDVAAPEDTSGVRTYNLATQERIVRGRMPTLEIINERFARYLRVGLFNFLRRSAEVSVGSVRVSKYSEFIRNLVVPTNLNLIHMKPLRGTALMVLDPNLVFLLVDNLFGGDGRFHTRVEGRDFTQTEQRIILRILDIIFEAYGKSWEPVYPIEFEYIRSEMNTQFANIATPNEVVVSCTFTVELGSVSGQIHFCMPYSTIEPIRDTLTSSLQGEALEVDKRWIRLLTQQIQVAEVELVAVLGHGKANFDEILNMKIGDVIPISVPEHIQATVDSVPVMDCSYGVHNGQYALKVEKLLANSDTFNKDGAGA, encoded by the coding sequence ATGGCCGATAATTTTCTCTCACAGGAAGAAGTCGATGCCCTTCTCAAAGGGGTCAACGGCGATCAGGACGACGTCGCGGCGCCTGAAGACACCTCGGGAGTCCGCACCTATAACCTGGCGACGCAGGAGCGGATCGTCCGCGGCCGCATGCCGACGCTCGAGATCATCAACGAGCGCTTCGCCAGGTATCTGCGGGTCGGGCTGTTCAACTTCCTGCGCCGCAGCGCCGAGGTCTCGGTCGGCTCGGTGCGGGTCTCGAAGTACAGCGAATTCATCCGTAACCTGGTGGTCCCGACCAACCTGAACCTGATCCACATGAAGCCCCTGCGCGGCACCGCACTGATGGTGCTGGATCCGAACCTGGTGTTCCTGCTGGTCGACAACCTGTTCGGCGGCGACGGGCGCTTCCACACGCGCGTCGAGGGCCGCGACTTTACCCAGACCGAGCAGCGCATCATCCTGCGCATCCTCGACATCATCTTCGAAGCCTACGGCAAGTCGTGGGAGCCGGTGTATCCGATCGAGTTCGAGTACATCCGTTCGGAGATGAACACCCAGTTCGCCAACATCGCCACCCCGAACGAAGTCGTGGTATCGTGCACTTTCACCGTCGAGCTGGGCTCGGTGTCGGGCCAGATCCACTTCTGCATGCCCTACTCGACGATCGAGCCGATCCGCGATACCCTGACCTCCAGCCTGCAGGGCGAGGCGCTGGAAGTGGACAAGCGCTGGATCCGCCTGCTGACCCAGCAGATCCAGGTGGCGGAGGTGGAGCTGGTGGCCGTGCTCGGCCACGGCAAGGCGAACTTCGACGAGATCCTCAACATGAAGATCGGCGACGTGATCCCGATCTCGGTGCCGGAACACATCCAGGCCACCGTCGACAGCGTGCCGGTGATGGACTGCAGCTACGGCGTGCACAACGGCCAGTACGCGCTGAAAGTCGAAAAGCTGCTCGCCAACAGCGACACCTTCAACAAAGACGGCGCCGGCGCATGA
- the fliN gene encoding flagellar motor switch protein FliN — MSDTQDDQAGLDDDWGAAIAEQAAAEAAALATQQQTATAAVFKDFSNKGTRPDTPNDIDFILDIPVQLTVELGRTKIAIKNLLQLAQGSVVELDGLAGEPMDVLVNGCLIAQGEVVVVNDKFGIRLTDIITPSERIRKLNK; from the coding sequence ATGTCCGATACCCAAGACGATCAGGCCGGCCTCGACGACGATTGGGGCGCGGCGATCGCCGAGCAGGCGGCCGCCGAAGCCGCCGCGCTGGCGACCCAGCAGCAGACGGCCACCGCCGCCGTCTTCAAGGATTTTTCGAACAAGGGCACCCGCCCCGACACGCCCAACGATATCGACTTCATCCTCGATATCCCGGTGCAGCTGACGGTGGAACTGGGCCGCACCAAGATCGCCATCAAGAACCTGCTGCAGCTGGCGCAGGGCTCGGTGGTCGAGCTGGACGGCCTGGCCGGCGAGCCGATGGACGTGCTGGTCAACGGCTGCCTGATCGCCCAGGGCGAGGTGGTGGTCGTGAACGACAAGTTCGGCATCCGCCTCACCGACATCATCACGCCGTCGGAGCGCATCCGCAAGCTCAACAAATGA
- the fliO gene encoding flagellar biosynthetic protein FliO: MPSGSPTGSLLQTLFAMIVVLAALGALAWFLKRYGPKASGANANVKIVGSLNLGGRERLLVVEVGNQWIVVGASPGRVNGLATMPRQEGVEPTAALSTPAPAAANFGDWLKQTLDKRK; encoded by the coding sequence ATGCCGTCCGGCTCGCCCACCGGCAGCCTGCTGCAGACCCTGTTCGCGATGATCGTCGTGCTGGCCGCACTGGGCGCGCTGGCCTGGTTCCTCAAGCGCTACGGTCCCAAGGCGAGCGGCGCCAACGCCAACGTCAAGATCGTCGGTTCGCTCAACCTGGGCGGGCGCGAGCGCCTGCTGGTGGTCGAAGTCGGCAACCAGTGGATCGTGGTCGGCGCCTCGCCCGGCCGCGTCAACGGCCTGGCCACGATGCCCAGGCAGGAAGGCGTCGAACCGACGGCGGCCCTGTCGACGCCGGCCCCGGCCGCCGCCAACTTCGGCGACTGGCTCAAGCAGACCCTCGATAAACGGAAATGA
- the fliP gene encoding flagellar type III secretion system pore protein FliP (The bacterial flagellar biogenesis protein FliP forms a type III secretion system (T3SS)-type pore required for flagellar assembly.) gives MRKKTLLLAAGALALPLAAWAAPAIPAFTTSPAPGGGTAYSLPVQTFLLMTALTFIPAALLMMTSFTRIIIVLSLLRQALGTQTAPPNQVMVGLALFLTLFVMGPTFDRIYNEAYAPLQNNTIQMGEAMDKAAAPLKGFMLKQTRQSDLALFVKISRTPALQGPEDVPLRVLIPAFITSELKTAFQIGFAIFIPFLIIDMVVASVLMSMGMMMMSPAVISLPFKLMLFVLVDGWQLLLGSLSQSFY, from the coding sequence ATGCGCAAAAAGACTCTCCTGCTGGCGGCGGGCGCCCTGGCCCTGCCGCTGGCGGCATGGGCCGCCCCGGCCATCCCCGCCTTCACCACCAGCCCGGCCCCGGGGGGCGGCACCGCCTATTCGCTGCCGGTGCAGACCTTCCTGTTGATGACGGCGCTGACCTTCATCCCGGCCGCGCTCCTGATGATGACGAGTTTTACCCGCATCATCATCGTGCTGTCGCTGCTGCGCCAGGCGCTCGGCACCCAGACCGCGCCGCCCAACCAGGTGATGGTCGGCCTGGCGCTGTTCCTGACGCTGTTCGTGATGGGTCCGACTTTCGATCGCATCTACAACGAAGCCTACGCGCCGCTGCAGAACAACACGATCCAGATGGGCGAGGCGATGGACAAGGCGGCCGCGCCGCTCAAGGGCTTCATGCTCAAGCAGACGCGCCAGTCCGACCTGGCGCTGTTCGTGAAGATCTCGCGCACGCCCGCGCTGCAGGGTCCGGAAGACGTGCCGCTGCGCGTCCTGATACCGGCCTTCATCACCAGCGAACTCAAGACCGCGTTCCAGATCGGCTTCGCGATCTTCATTCCGTTCCTGATCATCGACATGGTGGTGGCGTCGGTGCTGATGTCGATGGGCATGATGATGATGTCGCCGGCCGTGATCTCGCTGCCGTTCAAGCTGATGCTGTTCGTGCTGGTCGACGGCTGGCAGCTGCTGCTGGGATCCCTGTCCCAGAGTTTTTATTGA
- the fliQ gene encoding flagellar biosynthesis protein FliQ, which translates to MTPESVIAMGRTAMEVTLMVSAPLLLVALIIGLVVSIFQAATQINEQTLSFIPKLVGIFVALVVAGPWMITVMTDYMRSVFSGIPGLIG; encoded by the coding sequence ATGACCCCGGAAAGCGTCATCGCAATGGGCCGCACGGCCATGGAAGTCACGCTGATGGTCTCGGCGCCGCTGCTGCTGGTGGCGCTGATCATCGGCTTGGTCGTCAGCATCTTCCAGGCCGCCACCCAGATCAACGAACAGACCCTGTCCTTCATCCCCAAGCTGGTCGGCATTTTCGTCGCGCTGGTCGTGGCCGGCCCCTGGATGATCACCGTGATGACCGACTACATGCGCAGCGTCTTCAGCGGTATCCCGGGCCTGATCGGCTGA